A region of Gammaproteobacteria bacterium DNA encodes the following proteins:
- a CDS encoding energy transducer TonB translates to MHPQRKMLHWSVAVSVAFAAHLLLVVGYMGLNPYGAAGEGQGGIEIGLGMLGDMGESLETSDAAETMQLPVEQPPEPQPPEPIQTDFQPPPTDPETPQQVTEVAVQTNTVEEIIPVVEQSQTAEPVTDAPAIGPQTGVQAAAPSAGGSTGDDAITQRRQGSGAGDSPGAGGSRGRQAAYAATLAAQVNRYKHYPMAARRAREEGTATLSLVILRDGTVKDFRISKSSGSDALDAAVLRMLERAQPLPAFPASMTEDEIRVDFPVSFSLQAL, encoded by the coding sequence ATGCATCCTCAGCGAAAGATGCTCCATTGGAGCGTTGCCGTAAGTGTGGCGTTTGCCGCGCATCTATTGCTGGTGGTGGGATACATGGGCCTGAACCCCTACGGCGCGGCCGGCGAAGGCCAGGGCGGGATCGAAATCGGCCTGGGCATGCTGGGCGACATGGGCGAATCGCTGGAAACTTCGGATGCGGCCGAAACGATGCAACTGCCCGTGGAACAGCCTCCCGAGCCACAGCCTCCCGAGCCCATACAGACTGATTTCCAGCCCCCGCCGACGGACCCGGAAACACCGCAGCAGGTTACCGAGGTGGCGGTGCAGACCAATACGGTCGAGGAAATCATCCCGGTGGTGGAGCAATCGCAGACAGCGGAACCGGTCACCGACGCTCCGGCGATCGGACCGCAAACCGGGGTTCAGGCGGCGGCGCCGTCGGCCGGCGGCAGCACCGGCGATGACGCCATCACACAAAGACGCCAGGGTTCCGGCGCGGGAGATTCCCCCGGTGCGGGAGGTTCGAGAGGCCGGCAGGCGGCATACGCGGCGACCCTGGCCGCACAGGTGAATCGCTACAAGCACTACCCCATGGCCGCGCGTCGCGCCCGCGAGGAAGGCACAGCCACTCTCTCGCTGGTTATTCTGCGTGACGGCACCGTCAAGGACTTCCGGATCAGCAAGAGTTCGGGGTCGGATGCGCTGGACGCCGCGGTCTTGCGAATGCTGGAACGCGCGCAACCCTTGCCGGCCTTTCCGGCATCAATGACTGAAGATGAGATTCGCGTGGACTTCCCCGTTTCGTTTTCGCTGCAGGCCCTGTGA
- a CDS encoding type 1 glutamine amidotransferase yields MPRRKNRAESMTKVLVIRNVSYETEGMLEALLRDQGLTLDIVDFQQEPSAEPRLDGYRGLVVMGGPMGANDTDRFPFLLEVERLCSEAMERSVPLVGVCLGAQIMAKVLGSEVYPNPVREVGWYDLTTAEGAAGDALFSELEPLEVVLQWHGDTFDLPKDAVLLASSPDCVNQAFRYGENGYAVQFHLEILESMIREWVRRDAARGWLSEEGRISAPRILADTDTYMSRSEELGRRVYTRFARMIAA; encoded by the coding sequence ATGCCCCGGCGCAAGAATCGGGCCGAGTCGATGACGAAAGTACTTGTTATCCGCAACGTAAGCTATGAAACCGAAGGCATGCTGGAAGCACTTCTTCGCGATCAGGGGCTTACGCTGGATATCGTCGATTTTCAGCAGGAACCTTCCGCCGAGCCGCGACTGGACGGGTATCGGGGTCTGGTGGTGATGGGCGGTCCGATGGGCGCCAACGATACCGATCGTTTCCCGTTCCTGCTTGAGGTGGAGCGCCTTTGCTCGGAAGCGATGGAACGTTCCGTTCCCCTTGTGGGCGTGTGCCTCGGCGCACAGATCATGGCCAAGGTGCTGGGCAGCGAGGTGTATCCCAACCCGGTGCGCGAAGTGGGGTGGTACGACCTCACGACGGCGGAGGGCGCCGCCGGCGACGCGTTGTTTTCGGAACTGGAACCACTCGAGGTGGTCCTGCAGTGGCACGGCGACACCTTCGACCTGCCGAAGGACGCCGTCCTGCTGGCGTCCTCGCCGGATTGCGTTAACCAGGCTTTTCGTTACGGCGAAAACGGCTACGCGGTGCAGTTTCACCTCGAAATCCTGGAATCGATGATCCGGGAATGGGTCCGGCGGGACGCCGCGCGCGGTTGGCTGAGCGAGGAAGGGCGCATTAGCGCCCCACGCATTCTTGCCGACACGGACACCTACATGAGCCGCTCGGAAGAACTGGGTCGGCGTGTCTATACGCGTTTCGCCCGCATGATCGCCGCCTGA
- a CDS encoding MotA/TolQ/ExbB proton channel family protein, whose translation MNGAEGSLGRLAAFLETGGPVVWILLAISIAALSILLMKLWQFFQLRPEHNEELPEALSTWRQGRHEEAWRMLKNERFSSEIVALAMRELAQGHAHQATLREELERIALAKLNGLRAQLPALEVIGTLTPLLGLLGTVLGMIAAFRAMEVAGSQVDPSVLSGGIWQALLTTAMGLAIAIPVMAAYNWMDRKTQRVSEQINDAVTQVFTLYNSRGAQDTAEPSTPGSHAA comes from the coding sequence ATGAATGGGGCCGAGGGCAGTCTGGGACGGCTTGCCGCCTTTCTGGAAACGGGCGGGCCGGTGGTGTGGATATTGCTCGCCATCTCGATCGCCGCGCTCAGTATTCTGCTGATGAAACTCTGGCAATTTTTCCAGTTGAGGCCCGAGCACAACGAGGAGCTGCCCGAGGCCCTCTCGACCTGGCGGCAGGGACGGCATGAAGAGGCCTGGCGCATGCTCAAGAACGAGCGGTTCAGTTCGGAGATCGTCGCTCTGGCCATGCGCGAGTTGGCCCAGGGGCACGCGCATCAGGCGACGCTCAGGGAGGAACTGGAGCGCATCGCCCTGGCAAAGCTGAACGGCCTGCGCGCCCAACTGCCGGCGCTGGAGGTCATCGGCACTCTGACTCCGCTTCTTGGCCTGCTGGGCACCGTGCTGGGCATGATCGCCGCCTTTCGCGCCATGGAGGTCGCAGGCAGCCAGGTCGATCCCTCGGTGCTGTCCGGAGGAATCTGGCAAGCGTTGCTGACGACCGCGATGGGGCTGGCCATCGCGATCCCGGTGATGGCCGCCTACAACTGGATGGACCGCAAGACCCAGCGGGTGTCGGAGCAGATCAACGACGCCGTCACCCAGGTTTTCACGCTCTACAACAGCCGGGGCGCCCAGGACACGGCCGAACCATCCACGCCGGGGTCGCATGCGGCTTGA
- a CDS encoding biopolymer transporter ExbD, producing MIPLINVVFLMLAFFMILGQIERSDAVRLDPPDSLSLEVQGDYSATLLITAQQSLYLNDRPLRREQLAGEIRRILEAAADPQSVRVLVKADATLPATELRLVLARLRTAGLLRVSLATEALGVASPG from the coding sequence ATGATTCCGCTGATCAACGTGGTCTTCCTGATGCTGGCGTTCTTCATGATATTGGGGCAGATCGAGCGCTCGGACGCGGTCCGGCTCGACCCGCCGGACTCATTGAGCCTCGAGGTCCAGGGCGACTATTCGGCCACGCTGCTGATTACCGCGCAACAGTCCCTTTATCTGAACGACCGGCCGCTGCGGCGGGAGCAACTCGCCGGCGAAATCCGCCGCATTCTCGAGGCGGCCGCCGACCCGCAGAGCGTGCGGGTGCTGGTCAAGGCCGACGCCACGTTGCCGGCCACCGAGCTGAGGCTGGTTCTTGCCCGGCTGCGTACCGCCGGCCTATTGCGCGTTTCGCTGGCGACCGAAGCGCTGGGGGTTGCGTCACCCGGCTGA
- a CDS encoding cytochrome-c peroxidase has translation MLNGARADEPADLAEKYRRPPSEWPAYIVDEGVQAEDIGPLPALPPVAWHTPESENLGKLLFFDPRLSGSGQLACISCHDSQLGWGDGRRVAAGHDRRAGRRNAMTLLNAAYFDRLFWDGRAAGLLDLALQPIQSPLEMNADLLAVVATLEDTDGYPAAFNETFGSPDINAERIARAIASFVRSLVSSPSRFDRFAQGDYRRLNEQEIEGLHLFRTRARCMNCHNGPRFSDGQFHHTGLSYYGRRFEDLGRYDVTGNPKDRGKFRTPTLRNVRHTGPWMHNGLFDDFTGILRMYNRGIPVGARARPGAPKLSPLIRPLGLDDHEIEALEAFLGAIGRRPAFVEPPALPGLSESASTSNPGDTTELLSTGTIHTPRP, from the coding sequence ATGCTGAACGGCGCGAGGGCGGACGAACCTGCTGACCTGGCGGAGAAATACCGCCGCCCGCCGTCCGAATGGCCGGCCTATATCGTGGACGAGGGAGTGCAGGCCGAGGACATCGGACCCCTGCCCGCCCTGCCGCCCGTTGCCTGGCACACGCCTGAAAGTGAAAACCTGGGCAAGCTGCTGTTCTTCGATCCTCGCCTGTCGGGTTCCGGCCAGCTTGCATGCATCAGTTGCCACGATTCGCAACTGGGTTGGGGTGACGGCCGCCGTGTGGCGGCGGGACATGACCGCCGCGCCGGACGGCGCAATGCGATGACCTTGCTGAACGCGGCCTATTTCGACCGACTGTTCTGGGACGGGCGCGCCGCAGGACTGCTGGACCTGGCCCTGCAGCCCATCCAGAGCCCCCTGGAGATGAATGCCGATCTCCTGGCCGTGGTCGCAACGCTGGAAGATACCGACGGCTACCCGGCGGCTTTCAACGAGACGTTCGGCTCACCGGATATCAACGCGGAGCGAATTGCCCGTGCGATCGCTTCGTTCGTACGCTCGCTGGTTTCCTCGCCCAGCCGTTTCGACCGCTTCGCCCAGGGTGACTACCGGCGTCTGAACGAGCAGGAGATCGAAGGGCTGCATCTTTTCCGCACCCGCGCGCGATGCATGAACTGCCACAACGGTCCGCGCTTTTCGGACGGGCAGTTTCACCACACGGGCTTGAGTTACTATGGAAGGCGGTTCGAGGATCTTGGGAGGTACGACGTTACCGGGAACCCCAAAGACCGCGGCAAGTTCCGAACGCCGACGCTGCGCAACGTACGGCACACAGGACCCTGGATGCACAACGGGCTGTTCGACGATTTCACGGGCATCCTGCGCATGTATAACCGCGGCATCCCGGTCGGCGCCCGGGCGCGGCCCGGAGCCCCCAAACTATCGCCGCTGATCCGGCCTCTCGGTCTGGACGACCACGAGATCGAGGCACTCGAAGCATTTCTCGGCGCCATAGGCCGGCGCCCGGCATTCGTCGAACCGCCCGCCCTGCCCGGCCTGTCCGAGTCCGCATCTACATCCAATCCCGGCGACACAACAGAATTACTATCCACGGGGACTATCCATACCCCGCGACCTTGA
- a CDS encoding biopolymer transporter ExbD: MRLDHLVRRRKRAISMVPLIDVVFILLLFFMLSTSLIRAREIPVDFPTPDAEPSAQEVRIIRLESEDGSFTFEGLQYPGSDPEALQSLVATDPAAPYALDTAPGVSSQALVTLLDRLNMAGARNLSLIGETS; the protein is encoded by the coding sequence ATGCGGCTTGACCACCTGGTCCGGCGGCGCAAACGCGCCATCAGCATGGTCCCGCTGATCGACGTCGTCTTCATTCTGCTGCTGTTCTTCATGCTTTCCACCAGCCTTATACGCGCTCGGGAGATTCCGGTGGACTTCCCCACCCCCGACGCCGAACCCTCGGCCCAGGAGGTCAGGATCATTCGCCTGGAGTCCGAAGACGGGTCGTTCACGTTCGAGGGGCTTCAATACCCGGGTTCGGATCCCGAGGCGCTTCAAAGCCTCGTTGCGACGGATCCCGCGGCCCCCTATGCCCTCGACACGGCGCCGGGCGTAAGCAGCCAGGCGCTGGTCACGCTGCTGGACCGCCTGAACATGGCCGGCGCCAGGAACCTGTCCCTGATCGGGGAAACATCGTGA
- a CDS encoding response regulator transcription factor: MKILLVEDDPELAKVTQRLLHRHNYIVDVAENLAVARSALLGSGYEVVLLDRRLPDGDGIDLIRFAQKQGHSCKFLVLSALGELQERVEGLDLGADDYMVKPFEPEELLARIRAAERRPTPEVGRVLEIGSLRLDCDTRNFYVDAEAMILPRREMVILEELMHGANRVVGREALENSMYGYDEQYESNTLEAHMSRLRKTLAARGCGVRIHTVRGVGYMLREE, translated from the coding sequence ATGAAGATCCTGCTGGTCGAAGACGATCCGGAACTGGCGAAAGTTACGCAACGACTGTTGCACCGCCACAACTACATCGTGGATGTCGCGGAGAACCTGGCAGTGGCCCGCTCCGCACTCCTGGGCAGCGGGTACGAGGTCGTGCTCCTGGATCGGCGTCTACCCGATGGTGATGGGATCGATTTGATTCGTTTCGCGCAGAAGCAGGGGCATTCCTGCAAATTCCTAGTGCTTTCCGCGCTCGGAGAATTGCAGGAGCGAGTCGAAGGCCTGGATCTGGGCGCCGACGACTACATGGTCAAACCGTTCGAACCGGAAGAACTGCTGGCCCGAATCAGGGCTGCCGAGCGGCGCCCCACTCCGGAAGTAGGACGGGTGCTGGAAATCGGCTCCTTGCGCCTGGACTGCGATACGCGCAACTTCTATGTCGATGCGGAAGCGATGATCCTGCCGCGACGCGAAATGGTCATACTCGAGGAGTTGATGCACGGCGCAAACCGCGTGGTGGGACGCGAAGCGCTCGAGAATTCCATGTACGGCTACGACGAGCAATACGAATCGAATACCCTGGAGGCGCACATGTCCCGCCTGCGCAAGACGCTGGCCGCCCGCGGCTGCGGCGTGCGGATCCACACCGTCCGCGGCGTGGGCTACATGCTGAGGGAAGAGTAA
- a CDS encoding TonB-dependent receptor plug domain-containing protein — translation MDILKRSALCLALLSLAAQPVLAQESETEEDEEEALVVPIEVEAPELRVQQGRSEYNAEFIETMPTGQGDLADLLRMNPAVDFSRTADLGVGTGTLRPDEISIHGQLYYQNLFLIDGADTTSDIDPAIAKRLLNSNHTGDVFSIPSLFAPINGSSPQGYYLDVELLDKVEVYDSNIPVEFGGFTGGVVSAQVKSYQGEDTFSWHFGMQRDEWERFHVSEDDITANDRINAVYTPDYQKTNFGISMQQGLGENLGLTLGLTRRQSRFTQEYEVGLTDIVRMVEYEDHIDNLMGRLDTRLGNTDAGLSFRYANRRHDGITGTNYTGAFKKDHQSYGFTVDLGRPVAAGVLDLKLSIDRSSDSLNSESSYFTAHEAYERTELQYEGAFGDMEQQQTRIALKPKWSLDPINLAGREHTITVGGEYRNTSTYYERPEDITFERYDCIRDVPRPGLGCVDQDGSGESDTGDERYGALQFFYAGKVDLDYNQLSIYAEDKIDLGNLQVNLGLRGDWGSFLENFDVSPRVSVAWSPFEEGSGELTAGASRYYGRSFFRYQLNEAIYGWREIYSYLTRFRGRPGQEMPCSRPEFPQCTHRTFDNRSGLLDLDTPYSDEISLGWRQRIGPFEGKLQLLTRESRKGVSRRREDDGLYYYNNEGRSSTRSATLELTNSTPLVLGPTETRFTMGLGWRDSESNRYDDDSYDEELETDLIYYKDQLIPPEELPAWDYNIPLSFRLNSVTAIPGWGLTWSNFYVIRRGGTVAVDFGEDYTSPDTGVRYDVYEDHEFGSLFTINSRIQWTRPLTNGSEIYARFEIHNLLDRVVNTQTRPIAVRQMRRLNTQGRRFWMEVGMRYF, via the coding sequence ATGGACATACTCAAACGATCGGCCCTTTGCCTGGCCCTGCTTTCCCTGGCCGCGCAACCCGTCCTGGCGCAGGAATCCGAGACCGAAGAGGACGAAGAAGAGGCCCTGGTTGTTCCCATTGAGGTCGAAGCCCCCGAGCTGCGCGTTCAGCAGGGCCGCAGCGAATACAACGCCGAGTTCATCGAAACCATGCCCACCGGACAGGGCGACCTGGCCGACCTGCTGCGCATGAACCCCGCGGTGGATTTCTCCCGTACTGCCGATCTTGGTGTTGGTACAGGGACGCTCCGGCCCGACGAAATCTCGATTCATGGCCAGTTGTACTACCAGAATCTATTCCTCATCGATGGCGCGGACACGACCAGCGACATTGATCCCGCGATTGCGAAACGGCTCTTGAACAGTAATCACACCGGCGATGTCTTCAGTATTCCCAGCCTTTTTGCCCCGATCAATGGGAGCTCACCGCAGGGCTACTACCTGGATGTCGAATTGCTCGACAAAGTGGAGGTGTACGACAGCAATATCCCGGTGGAGTTCGGGGGCTTCACAGGCGGGGTGGTTTCAGCCCAAGTCAAGTCATACCAGGGAGAAGATACGTTTTCCTGGCATTTCGGCATGCAGCGGGATGAGTGGGAAAGGTTTCATGTCTCCGAAGACGACATTACCGCCAATGACCGAATTAACGCTGTTTATACACCCGACTACCAGAAAACCAACTTCGGTATCAGTATGCAACAGGGCCTTGGCGAGAATCTCGGGCTGACGCTGGGACTAACGCGGCGCCAGTCCCGTTTCACCCAGGAATATGAGGTGGGACTAACGGACATCGTGCGGATGGTCGAATATGAAGACCATATCGACAATCTGATGGGCCGCTTGGACACCAGGTTGGGCAACACCGATGCCGGACTTTCTTTTCGGTACGCAAACCGCCGGCACGATGGCATAACGGGCACAAACTACACCGGCGCATTCAAGAAGGATCACCAGAGCTACGGATTCACCGTGGATCTGGGCAGGCCCGTAGCCGCAGGGGTATTGGACCTGAAACTCAGTATTGATCGCTCTTCCGATTCACTCAACAGCGAATCAAGTTACTTCACCGCACACGAAGCCTATGAGCGCACCGAGCTCCAGTATGAAGGCGCCTTCGGGGACATGGAACAACAGCAAACCCGCATCGCCCTCAAGCCGAAATGGAGCCTTGATCCCATCAATCTGGCCGGTCGTGAACATACCATTACGGTTGGAGGTGAGTATCGCAACACGAGCACCTACTATGAACGCCCGGAAGACATTACCTTTGAACGCTACGACTGTATCAGGGACGTCCCCAGGCCAGGCCTTGGTTGTGTGGACCAAGACGGAAGCGGGGAGAGCGATACAGGCGATGAAAGATACGGCGCACTTCAGTTCTTTTACGCGGGCAAGGTTGATCTGGATTACAACCAACTTTCGATCTACGCTGAAGACAAAATCGATCTCGGCAACCTGCAGGTCAATCTGGGACTGCGCGGCGATTGGGGCAGTTTCCTGGAAAACTTTGATGTCTCGCCGCGCGTCAGTGTGGCTTGGTCGCCTTTTGAAGAAGGCAGTGGAGAACTCACCGCAGGTGCCAGCCGCTATTACGGCAGGAGCTTCTTTCGCTACCAATTGAACGAAGCAATTTACGGCTGGCGGGAAATCTATTCGTACCTCACCCGATTCCGTGGCCGCCCCGGCCAGGAGATGCCTTGCTCCAGACCTGAGTTTCCGCAATGTACGCACCGGACATTTGACAATCGCAGTGGCCTTCTGGATTTGGACACGCCATATTCTGACGAGATATCACTGGGTTGGCGTCAAAGAATTGGTCCTTTCGAGGGCAAATTGCAGTTGCTGACGCGCGAGAGCCGCAAGGGCGTATCCCGGCGGCGCGAGGACGACGGGCTTTACTACTACAACAACGAAGGCCGGAGTTCGACGCGGAGCGCCACTTTGGAATTGACCAACAGCACACCACTGGTCCTCGGTCCGACGGAAACACGTTTTACGATGGGTCTGGGCTGGCGCGACTCGGAAAGTAATCGCTACGACGACGACAGCTACGATGAAGAACTGGAAACCGACCTGATCTATTACAAGGATCAATTGATTCCTCCTGAAGAACTCCCTGCGTGGGACTACAACATACCGTTGAGCTTTCGGTTGAATTCCGTAACGGCGATTCCCGGTTGGGGACTCACCTGGTCAAATTTCTACGTCATCCGCCGTGGTGGAACTGTTGCCGTAGATTTCGGTGAAGATTACACGAGCCCGGATACGGGCGTGCGTTATGACGTCTATGAAGATCACGAGTTCGGCAGCCTGTTTACGATCAACTCGCGCATTCAATGGACCCGTCCATTGACCAATGGATCGGAAATCTACGCCCGCTTCGAGATTCACAATCTACTTGACCGGGTCGTGAACACACAAACTCGCCCAATAGCCGTAAGGCAAATGAGGCGTTTAAACACCCAAGGGCGGCGGTTCTGGATGGAAGTAGGGATGCGCTACTTCTAA
- a CDS encoding HAMP domain-containing histidine kinase, translating into MNGKWRIPPIHRSLVGQITLLSSALLLLALAYFVFLPFVEREADPVELTESLVLRPVYGVVFGDPNMPLGTIVESEDVQAAAEVNSSFRLFVRRGGEEIRIGEEPRWEGASDFPQLASGTNVEEQFGTSFARIDEGASRALIQTGLRDGEEWYVELGGIETPIAKTTGLLRGADPLDFWMSSQRLLAVGGAILLGVLCLILVLVRSMRRLAGIAQSLDPQAPSHVLPETGLPTEILPMVRAINRMIRKIDKANEEQAFFLAAAAHELRTPLAIVRTRVESLPEGQDKEELKDDLRRMSRLVNQLLRLMSVRNEGKPSDAVDLVSIAKSVVTERAPLVIGKGVEIDLDADGQPVEVRGDEYLLRIALANLVDNALSFSDIGQRLMVQVSRDKNITVRDEGPGIPAKELDSIFQPFAKNPPNRPGHGLGLAITRSIMALHGGSVKAANQKGGGAAFALQF; encoded by the coding sequence ATGAACGGCAAATGGCGCATACCGCCTATCCACCGCTCCCTGGTGGGACAGATAACACTGCTTTCCAGCGCTTTGTTGCTGCTGGCGCTGGCTTACTTCGTTTTCCTGCCTTTCGTAGAGAGGGAAGCGGACCCCGTGGAACTCACCGAATCGCTCGTCCTGCGCCCGGTATATGGGGTGGTGTTCGGTGATCCGAACATGCCCCTGGGCACGATTGTGGAATCTGAGGATGTACAGGCGGCAGCAGAGGTCAACAGCAGCTTTCGCCTGTTCGTACGGCGCGGCGGCGAGGAGATTCGGATTGGAGAGGAACCAAGGTGGGAGGGAGCATCGGACTTTCCGCAACTGGCGTCAGGCACTAACGTGGAGGAGCAGTTCGGCACTTCGTTTGCCCGGATCGATGAAGGCGCAAGCCGCGCGTTGATCCAAACAGGCCTCCGGGACGGAGAAGAATGGTACGTGGAACTGGGTGGAATCGAGACGCCGATCGCAAAAACGACCGGTTTGCTCCGAGGCGCAGACCCCCTGGATTTCTGGATGTCGTCGCAGAGACTTCTGGCGGTCGGCGGCGCAATATTGCTTGGCGTCCTGTGCCTGATTCTTGTGCTGGTTCGCTCAATGCGGCGCCTGGCCGGAATTGCTCAATCGCTGGATCCCCAGGCTCCCAGCCACGTTCTGCCGGAGACCGGCTTGCCCACGGAGATTCTCCCGATGGTGCGGGCGATCAACCGGATGATCCGGAAAATCGACAAGGCCAATGAGGAGCAGGCCTTTTTCCTTGCGGCAGCTGCCCACGAACTGCGCACGCCATTGGCCATAGTCCGCACGCGTGTGGAAAGCCTGCCGGAGGGACAGGACAAGGAGGAACTGAAGGACGACCTGCGCCGGATGTCCCGGCTGGTGAATCAGCTGTTGCGCCTGATGAGCGTGCGCAACGAGGGCAAGCCTTCGGATGCCGTCGATCTCGTCTCCATTGCGAAGAGCGTTGTGACCGAACGGGCGCCGCTCGTGATCGGCAAGGGCGTGGAAATCGATCTGGATGCGGACGGACAGCCGGTCGAAGTACGTGGTGACGAGTATCTTCTCCGGATCGCACTGGCGAACCTGGTGGACAACGCGCTTTCGTTCAGCGACATCGGCCAACGCCTGATGGTGCAGGTGAGCCGGGACAAGAACATCACGGTGCGGGACGAGGGCCCCGGCATCCCGGCGAAGGAACTGGACAGCATCTTTCAGCCGTTCGCCAAGAACCCGCCCAATCGGCCCGGGCACGGCCTCGGCCTTGCCATCACCCGTTCCATCATGGCCCTGCACGGCGGCAGCGTGAAAGCCGCCAACCAGAAGGGCGGCGGTGCTGCCTTCGCTCTGCAATTCTGA
- a CDS encoding VCBS repeat-containing protein yields the protein MKSGDVHMRKINTLIVIAAFACSAAQADEMSFPKLMPVDVPGAPQLSDPFLVMGGDKPILTEKHGLAAPALWDWDGDGKRDLLVGEFETNMPPEFPMGADGSTIRVYLNVGTDSQPRFTEEFQWARDTEGTIMEVPQWCCIGFTPMFYDLDADGHLDMITGQYHPGEVTWFRGSPEGFLPGQKLPQEGDPAAAVNTMFEAVQAQMDPDFVPYEGEPGDIGTFDYWVYSTATFGDLDDDGDYDLIVGGSGGLRVSENTGGPENPSFGARKLLLDIHGEPLTTLELAPEQQSQLLAAGMSLPPSGDIKTNPLAVDWDQDGVLDLLVTDSYIFANSRAVSFFRGVKTPDGHRFEPGIDLLPAEGGAKAIPGSGQRVYVDDWNLDGVPDLIIGASVATVNGGEFSDELSWEWESVNKVESAGKDPGLYPPQPRPTLETQRAMYEEIISMRAVEGITIDMPSDEELQSMAEQQAPFWEETIGRLYRENKEHWLTMRHQGRIYVMLGSKPGDSEPVMASRDLENK from the coding sequence ATGAAGTCGGGAGATGTACATATGCGCAAAATCAACACACTGATCGTTATCGCGGCCTTTGCCTGCAGTGCAGCGCAGGCCGACGAGATGAGTTTTCCGAAGCTCATGCCCGTGGACGTTCCGGGTGCGCCGCAGCTTTCCGACCCGTTCCTGGTGATGGGCGGCGACAAGCCGATATTGACCGAGAAGCACGGGCTGGCGGCGCCGGCGCTGTGGGATTGGGACGGCGACGGCAAACGGGACCTGCTGGTGGGTGAGTTCGAAACGAACATGCCGCCCGAATTTCCGATGGGCGCCGATGGTTCCACCATTCGCGTCTATCTGAACGTGGGAACGGATTCGCAGCCCCGGTTTACCGAAGAATTCCAGTGGGCGCGCGATACCGAAGGCACCATCATGGAGGTCCCGCAGTGGTGCTGTATCGGGTTCACGCCGATGTTCTACGATCTTGATGCCGACGGCCACCTGGACATGATTACCGGCCAATATCACCCCGGCGAGGTCACCTGGTTCCGGGGCAGTCCCGAAGGATTTCTGCCCGGTCAGAAGCTGCCGCAGGAAGGTGATCCGGCGGCGGCTGTCAATACGATGTTTGAGGCCGTGCAGGCCCAGATGGACCCCGATTTCGTGCCCTATGAGGGCGAGCCCGGCGATATTGGCACGTTTGACTACTGGGTGTACAGCACGGCCACCTTTGGCGATCTGGACGATGACGGCGACTACGACCTGATCGTTGGCGGCAGCGGTGGTCTGCGCGTCAGTGAGAATACAGGGGGACCCGAGAACCCCAGTTTCGGAGCCCGCAAGCTCTTGCTGGACATACACGGAGAACCTCTCACGACTCTCGAACTGGCGCCGGAGCAGCAGTCGCAGCTCTTGGCGGCAGGTATGAGCTTGCCGCCGAGTGGCGATATCAAGACCAACCCACTGGCAGTCGATTGGGACCAGGATGGCGTGCTGGACTTGCTGGTTACCGACTCATATATTTTTGCCAATAGCCGTGCCGTATCGTTCTTCCGTGGCGTAAAGACGCCGGACGGCCACCGCTTCGAGCCGGGCATCGACCTGTTGCCGGCCGAAGGCGGCGCCAAGGCGATTCCGGGCAGCGGCCAGCGCGTCTATGTCGACGACTGGAACCTGGACGGCGTACCCGACCTGATCATCGGCGCCAGCGTCGCTACGGTCAACGGGGGTGAGTTCAGCGACGAATTGTCATGGGAATGGGAGTCGGTCAACAAGGTCGAGAGCGCCGGCAAGGATCCCGGCCTTTATCCGCCGCAGCCTCGCCCGACCCTGGAAACGCAGCGCGCCATGTACGAGGAGATTATTTCCATGCGGGCTGTGGAGGGAATCACCATCGATATGCCCAGCGACGAGGAATTGCAGAGCATGGCCGAGCAGCAGGCCCCATTCTGGGAGGAAACGATCGGCCGGCTGTACAGGGAAAACAAGGAACATTGGCTGACCATGCGGCACCAGGGTCGGATCTACGTCATGTTGGGCAGCAAGCCGGGCGACTCGGAGCCGGTAATGGCTTCCCGCGATTTGGAGAATAAGTAA